A region of Vitis vinifera cultivar Pinot Noir 40024 chromosome 13, ASM3070453v1 DNA encodes the following proteins:
- the LOC100267759 gene encoding LOW QUALITY PROTEIN: phenylacetaldehyde reductase (The sequence of the model RefSeq protein was modified relative to this genomic sequence to represent the inferred CDS: inserted 1 base in 1 codon): MSGQGKVVCVTGASGYIASWLVKLLLQRGYTVKATVRDPNDPKKTEHLLALEGAKERLHLFEANLLEEGSFDSVVDGCDGVFHTASPVVMIVDDPQAQLIDPALKGTMNVLGSCAKVPSVKRVVVTSSMASVAFNGKHLAPDVLVDESWFSDPVFCEKSKLWYMLSKTLAEEAAWKFAKENGIDMVTINPGWVIGPLLQPTLNLSVEEVLKLLKGDTFPNKTHRWVDVRDVAMAHIQAYELPTARGRYCLVGSILHCSETMKILRKLYPALNLPEKCADDKPYEPTYMVSQEKTKSLGIDFTPLEMSGEGKVVSVTGASGFIASWLVKLLLQHRYTLKQPFEIQVNDPKKTQHLLSLDGAQERLHLFKADLLEEGSFDSVVDGCDGVFHTASPVALEAINPQTELIDLALKGTINVLRSCSKVPSVKRVVVTSSLASVLFTGEPLTPEVLIDESWFSDPVLCKESKQWYVLSKTLAEEAAWNFSKENGIDMVTINPGWVIGPLLQPTLNLSAEQVLNLINGAQTFPNISSWWVDVRDVANAHIQAYEIPEASGRYCLVEGIXHNSEILKILRKLYPGLPLPERCADDKPYAPSSRVSQEKAKSLGIHFTRLEVSLKDTVESLKEKNFVSF, from the exons ATGAGCGGGCAAGGCAAGGTGGTGTGCGTGACCGGAGCTTCTGGGTACATAGCCTCATGGCTGGTGAAGCTCTTGCTCCAACGCGGCTACACCGTCAAAGCCACAGTTCGAGACCCAA ATGATCCAAAGAAGACAGAACACTTGCTTGCACTTGAAGGTGCTAAAGAAAGGCTTCATTTGTTTGAAGCAAACTTACTTGAAGAAGGATCCTTTGATTCTGTGGTTGATGGGTGTGATGGAGTATTTCATACAGCATCCCCAGTTGTGATGATAGTTGACGATCCCCAG GCACAACTAATTGACCCAGCACTAAAAGGAACAATGAACGTTCTAGGATCTTGTGCAAAAGTTCCATCTGTCAAAAGAGTAGTTGTAACATCATCTATGGCTTCAGTTGCATTCAATGGGAAACATCTAGCTCCTGATGTGCTAGTTGATGAGAGTTGGTTTTCAGATCCAGTTTTCTGTGAGAAATCAAAG CTATGGTATATGCTTTCAAAGACATTAGCTGAGGAGGCTGCTTGGAAGTTTGCAAAAGAGAATGGGATTGACATGGTTACAATAAATCCAGGGTGGGTGATTGGCCCTCTCTTACAGCCTACTCTTAATCTCAGTGTGGAggaagttctgaagctactaaAAG GAGATACATTTCCCAATAAAACACATCGATGGGTTGATGTTAGAGATGTTGCCATGGCACATATTCAAGCATATGAGCTTCCAACAGCTAGAGGCAGATACTGTTTAGTAGGGAGCATTTTACACTGTTCTGAGACAATGAAGATTTTGCGCAAGCTCTACCCTGCTTTAAACCTACCTGAGAA ATGTGCAGACGACAAGCCTTATGAACCAACCTATATGGTGTCCCAGGAGAAAACTAAAAGTTTGGGCATCGACTTCACTCCTCTGGAG ATGAGTGGAGAAGGAAAGGTGGTGTCCGTGACCGGAGCTTCTGGGTTTATTGCTTCATGGCTGGTGAAGCTCCTGCTCCAACACCGTTACACTCTCAAGCAACCGTTCGAGATCCAAGTCA ATGATCCAAAGAAGACACAGCACTTGCTTTCACTCGATGGAGCTCAGGAAAGGCTTCATTTGTTCAAAGCAGACTTATTGGAAGAAGGGTCTTTTGATTCTGTAGTTGATGGATGTGATGGTGTTTTTCATACTGCATCCCCTGTTGCATTGGAAGCCATTAACCCCCAG ACAGAATTGATTGACCTTGCATTGAAGGGAACCATCAATGTCCTAAGGTCCTGTTCAAAAGTTCCGTCTGTCAAAAGAGTGGTTGTAACATCGTCTTTGGCTTCAGTTTTATTCACTGGAGAACCTCTGACTCCTGAGGTGCTAATTGATGAGAGTTGGTTTTCAGATCCAGTTTTATGCAAGGAATCAAAG CAATGGTATGTGCTTTCAAAGACCTTAGCTGAGGAGGCTGCTTGGAACTTTTCAAAGGAGAATGGGATTGACATGGTCACGATAAATCCAGGATGGGTGATTGGTCCTCTCTTACAGCCCACTCTTAATCTAAGTGCAGAGCAAGttttgaacctcataaatg GAGCTCAAACATTTCCGAATATATCATCCTGGTGGGTTGATGTTAGAGATGTTGCCAATGCACACATTCAAGCATATGAGATCCCAGAAGCTAGTGGAAGATACTGCTTAGTAGAAGGGA TACACAATTCTGAGATACTGAAGATTTTGCGCAAGCTCTACCCTGGATTACCTCTACCTGAAAG ATGCGCAGATGACAAACCTTATGCACCATCCTCCCGGGTATCCCAAGAGAAAGCAAAGAGTTTAGGCATTCACTTCACTCGTCTAGAGGTGAGCCTGAAGGATACAGTTGAAAGCTTGAAGGAGAAGAACTTTGTCAGTTTCTGA